The proteins below come from a single Candidatus Hydrogenedentota bacterium genomic window:
- a CDS encoding peptide chain release factor-like protein produces MSKFGVSQQKEIELLRRMESCGLREADLVEQFVKASGPGGQHVNKTQTGVLLTHRPTGLEVKMTKERSQALNRFFARRRLCELIEIKQLGGASPEAKRTAKLRKQKDRRRRRAVVQPGGGEESR; encoded by the coding sequence ATGTCCAAGTTTGGCGTATCGCAACAAAAGGAAATCGAACTCCTGCGGCGTATGGAATCCTGCGGCCTGCGCGAGGCCGACCTCGTGGAGCAGTTCGTTAAGGCCAGCGGCCCCGGAGGCCAGCACGTAAACAAGACGCAGACCGGCGTTCTACTCACGCACCGTCCGACCGGCCTCGAAGTGAAGATGACGAAGGAACGCTCGCAGGCCCTGAACCGGTTCTTTGCGCGCCGCCGCCTTTGCGAACTCATTGAAATAAAACAACTTGGCGGTGCGAGCCCAGAAGCCAAACGCACCGCGAAACTGCGCAAACAGAAAGATCGCCGGCGCAGGCGGGCCGTCGTACAACCAGGCGGCGGTGAAGAAAGCCGCTGA